The proteins below come from a single Caloenas nicobarica isolate bCalNic1 chromosome 23, bCalNic1.hap1, whole genome shotgun sequence genomic window:
- the RHCE gene encoding blood group Rh(CE) polypeptide isoform X1 codes for MSSNYRNFRNNVPWLILFLEAVFIVLFYFLSSDDGAPISSIYPAFQDVNQMVIFGLGFFLTFLKRYGFSSTGFNLLIIALGVQCFMLIEGLLVFFLLSENEDSLTRITKATMSMTSVVISTGAVLGKANPVQLILMTVVEIIVFRMSRWINTTFLEVPGDIGMMHVHLFGAYFGLAVSSRFSEPSPRSEKNASTPKSDLLSMLGTLFLWVFWPSFNSVLVVQEKSKAICNTYFALAVSAVTSFVLSVLTTKDGKFRMTHIHHAVLAGGVAVGYTAKSIEYPWIAMILGLLAGVIAILGSYCIQRCFNPALKIHDTSGVHFIFGLPGVLGALAQVVLFLINNWPTLPSLGYLVTIGIGAFCLTISAALITGLITGFILNLKLFKTTPVSKYFEDQFYWEFPHLAVGF; via the exons ATGTCTTCTAATTACCGCAACTTCCGAAACAACGTACCATGGCTAATCCTTTTTCTGGAAGCTGTTTTCATCGTCCTCTTTTACTTTTTGTCCTCAGATGATGGTGCACCCATATCAAGTATCTACCCAG CTTTTCAAGATGTCAACCAAATGGTGATTTTTGGATTGGGctttttcctgacatttttgAAAAGATACGGGTTTAGCAGCACTGGATTCAACCTCCTGATTATTGCACTTGGTGTCCAATGCTTCATGCTGATAGAAGgtttattagttttctttcttctaagtGAAAATGAAGATAGTCTGACAAG AATAACAAAGGCCACTATGAGCATGACTTCTGTGGTCATCTCCACTGGAGCTGTTCTTGGGAAGGCTAATCCTGTGCAATTAATTCTGATGACAGTTGTGGAGATAATAGTTTTCCGTATGAGCAGATGGATCAACACCACATTCCTGGAG GTTCCAGGTGATATCGGCATGATGCACGTTCACCTGTTTGGAGCCTACTTTGGTCTGGCAGTCTCCTCACGCTTCTCTGAGCCATCACCAAGGTCTGAGAAGAATGCGAGTACCCCGAAGTCGGATTTATTATCGATGTTGG GTACTCTCTTTCTCTGGGTCTTCTGGCCAAGCTTCAACTCTGTATTAGTTGTGCAGGAGAAGAGCAAAGCGATCTGCAACACCTACTTTGCCCTTGCCGTGAGTGCCGTAACCTCCTTCGTGTTGTCTGTTCTGACCACCAAGGATGGAAAATTCAGAATG ACTCATATTCACCATGCAGTACTAGCTGGTGGGGTCGCTGTTGGTTATACAGCGAAAAGTATCGAGTATCCTTGGATTGCCATGATTTTGGGTCTGCTTGCCGGTGTGATAGCCATATTAGGATCTTACTGTATACAG agaTGCTTCAATCCCGCTCTCAAGATTCATGATACCTCTGGAGTTCATTTCATTTTTGGCTTGCCTGGTGTTCTGGGAGCTCTTGCCCAGGTCGTTCTCTTCCTAATAAACAACTGGCCTACATTACCAAG tctGGGTTATTTGGTCACGATTGGCATTGGTGCCTTCTGCCTGACCATCAGTGCTGCCTTGATAACGGGTTTGATTACAG GTTTCATCTTAAACCTCAAACTGTTTAAGACCACCCCTGTATCAAAGTACTTTGAAGACCAGTTTTATTGGGAG TTTCCACATTTGGCTGTTGGATTTTGA
- the RHCE gene encoding blood group Rh(CE) polypeptide isoform X2, whose product MVIFGLGFFLTFLKRYGFSSTGFNLLIIALGVQCFMLIEGLLVFFLLSENEDSLTRITKATMSMTSVVISTGAVLGKANPVQLILMTVVEIIVFRMSRWINTTFLEVPGDIGMMHVHLFGAYFGLAVSSRFSEPSPRSEKNASTPKSDLLSMLGTLFLWVFWPSFNSVLVVQEKSKAICNTYFALAVSAVTSFVLSVLTTKDGKFRMTHIHHAVLAGGVAVGYTAKSIEYPWIAMILGLLAGVIAILGSYCIQRCFNPALKIHDTSGVHFIFGLPGVLGALAQVVLFLINNWPTLPSLGYLVTIGIGAFCLTISAALITGLITGFILNLKLFKTTPVSKYFEDQFYWEFPHLAVGF is encoded by the exons ATGGTGATTTTTGGATTGGGctttttcctgacatttttgAAAAGATACGGGTTTAGCAGCACTGGATTCAACCTCCTGATTATTGCACTTGGTGTCCAATGCTTCATGCTGATAGAAGgtttattagttttctttcttctaagtGAAAATGAAGATAGTCTGACAAG AATAACAAAGGCCACTATGAGCATGACTTCTGTGGTCATCTCCACTGGAGCTGTTCTTGGGAAGGCTAATCCTGTGCAATTAATTCTGATGACAGTTGTGGAGATAATAGTTTTCCGTATGAGCAGATGGATCAACACCACATTCCTGGAG GTTCCAGGTGATATCGGCATGATGCACGTTCACCTGTTTGGAGCCTACTTTGGTCTGGCAGTCTCCTCACGCTTCTCTGAGCCATCACCAAGGTCTGAGAAGAATGCGAGTACCCCGAAGTCGGATTTATTATCGATGTTGG GTACTCTCTTTCTCTGGGTCTTCTGGCCAAGCTTCAACTCTGTATTAGTTGTGCAGGAGAAGAGCAAAGCGATCTGCAACACCTACTTTGCCCTTGCCGTGAGTGCCGTAACCTCCTTCGTGTTGTCTGTTCTGACCACCAAGGATGGAAAATTCAGAATG ACTCATATTCACCATGCAGTACTAGCTGGTGGGGTCGCTGTTGGTTATACAGCGAAAAGTATCGAGTATCCTTGGATTGCCATGATTTTGGGTCTGCTTGCCGGTGTGATAGCCATATTAGGATCTTACTGTATACAG agaTGCTTCAATCCCGCTCTCAAGATTCATGATACCTCTGGAGTTCATTTCATTTTTGGCTTGCCTGGTGTTCTGGGAGCTCTTGCCCAGGTCGTTCTCTTCCTAATAAACAACTGGCCTACATTACCAAG tctGGGTTATTTGGTCACGATTGGCATTGGTGCCTTCTGCCTGACCATCAGTGCTGCCTTGATAACGGGTTTGATTACAG GTTTCATCTTAAACCTCAAACTGTTTAAGACCACCCCTGTATCAAAGTACTTTGAAGACCAGTTTTATTGGGAG TTTCCACATTTGGCTGTTGGATTTTGA